In Armatimonadota bacterium, the following are encoded in one genomic region:
- a CDS encoding MBL fold metallo-hydrolase encodes MKIQWLGHSCFLLVASDGTKIIMDPYESNAFGGGLKYERIKIAPDIVTVSHSHADHGYVEGLPNHFEVVSDVGEKQIRGISIKGIKSYHDKERGTVRGNNIIFVVEVDGIRVCHLGDLGHVLSADQVNEIGAVDILLIPVGGYYTIGPEEASAVVDQLNPKVVIPMHFKTPKVEFPIVGVDEFLRGKQNVRRFDSSEFEITKDTLPAERQIVVLKYAL; translated from the coding sequence ATGAAAATCCAGTGGTTAGGGCATTCGTGTTTTCTGCTTGTTGCGTCGGATGGGACGAAAATTATAATGGACCCCTATGAATCTAATGCATTCGGCGGCGGGCTCAAGTATGAGCGAATCAAAATCGCTCCTGACATCGTCACTGTATCTCATTCTCATGCCGATCATGGCTATGTCGAGGGCCTACCAAACCATTTTGAAGTAGTCTCTGACGTCGGTGAAAAGCAAATCAGGGGAATCTCTATAAAGGGCATCAAGTCGTATCATGACAAAGAGCGAGGTACCGTAAGGGGAAATAATATTATATTCGTTGTCGAAGTTGATGGTATCCGCGTATGCCATCTTGGAGATTTGGGTCATGTGCTTTCTGCCGACCAAGTTAATGAAATTGGAGCTGTTGACATCCTCCTTATTCCTGTAGGTGGCTATTATACGATTGGCCCTGAGGAAGCGTCTGCTGTTGTGGACCAGCTAAATCCAAAGGTTGTTATTCCAATGCATTTCAAAACGCCAAAGGTTGAATTCCCAATCGTAGGGGTGGATGAATTTCTTAGGGGCAAGCAAAACGTTAGACGTTTCGATTCATCGGAGTTTGAGATAACAAAAGATACACTTCCTGCGGAACGACAGATTGTTGTCCTCAAATACGCATTGTAG
- a CDS encoding Fe-S-containing hydro-lyase, with protein sequence MEEPIKIYTPLNDDEIANLRSGTRVLLTGVVYTGRDAAHKRLFELLQQGKPLPIDICGQVIYYVGPTPAKPGRVIGSAGPTTSGRMDAYTPALIACGLKGMIGKGVRSQAVKDAMKKYGAVYFGATGGAGALLAQRIKKAEVVAYEDLGPEAIFRLEVEDFPLIVINDIYGGDLYERLKIG encoded by the coding sequence ATGGAAGAGCCTATTAAAATTTATACGCCATTAAACGATGATGAAATTGCCAACCTGCGCTCGGGTACAAGGGTACTTCTAACCGGCGTTGTCTATACTGGCAGGGATGCCGCACACAAGAGACTTTTCGAACTTCTCCAGCAAGGAAAACCTTTGCCAATTGATATTTGCGGGCAAGTAATCTATTACGTTGGGCCAACTCCTGCAAAACCAGGACGTGTAATTGGCTCGGCGGGTCCAACAACGAGTGGGCGCATGGATGCATACACACCGGCGCTCATTGCTTGTGGCCTCAAGGGGATGATTGGAAAAGGAGTTCGGAGCCAGGCTGTAAAGGATGCCATGAAGAAATATGGCGCCGTCTACTTTGGGGCAACTGGCGGAGCAGGTGCACTGCTTGCCCAGCGAATAAAGAAGGCCGAGGTTGTTGCTTATGAAGACCTCGGCCCTGAAGCCATTTTCCGCCTCGAAGTCGAAGATTTTCCCCTAATTGTTATTAATGACATCTACGGCGGAGACTTATATGAAAGGTTGAAAATTGGCTAA
- a CDS encoding DUF1957 domain-containing protein, whose product MSSQPLGYFAFVLHSHIPYVLSHGRWPHGSDWLLEVTAETYIPLLDALYSLIEEGCSPKITIGITPVLAEQLADDSFKYEMAAYLRMKAKTALDNKKDFSRLHEEQFISLADFWHDFYSRALDHFKNKYRRSLLKAFAELQDAGHIEIMTSSATHGYSPLLSQDVSIQAQVKQGVATYKRHFKRQPLGFWLPECAYRPGYRWSPPVQPKHHTIEPYQRKGIEEFLAENGLKYFIIESHLLHGGETRGVYIDRFGALQKLWAQFVQERPDISVAKTPYQPYLIKSSENAEKTSGVFVFVRDEATGSQVWSRWQGFPGDEWYLEFHKKYQTGGLRYWRVTGPDTDLGAKQIYEVDRAFNRTYDHAKHFLWLTKEIFRRENASGRIPIICAPYDTELFGHWWFEGINWLKEVIKGMHYDPEIQLVTCSEYLEKNPPTAAISLPEGSWGEGGFHYMWLNQNTEWTWSHIYDAELEMRELVEKYADNEELLPILKQAARELFLLQSSDWQFNISTGASKDYGEARLTEHCKNFKRLAELIRKKAAGEKINEADWVNYKLCEERDCLFPDIDPSWWKELDK is encoded by the coding sequence TTGTCATCACAGCCACTGGGCTATTTTGCATTTGTACTGCACTCTCACATACCATATGTGCTGAGTCATGGGCGATGGCCCCACGGTAGCGATTGGCTACTTGAAGTCACTGCGGAAACATATATTCCGCTGCTCGACGCCCTATACAGCCTTATTGAGGAAGGATGCTCTCCAAAAATTACCATCGGCATTACGCCGGTCCTTGCCGAGCAGCTTGCGGATGATTCCTTCAAATATGAGATGGCGGCTTACCTGCGTATGAAGGCAAAAACCGCCTTGGACAATAAAAAGGATTTTTCCCGACTGCATGAAGAGCAATTCATCAGTCTTGCAGACTTCTGGCATGATTTTTATTCTAGAGCGCTTGACCATTTTAAGAACAAGTACCGACGTTCGCTACTTAAAGCATTCGCGGAACTACAAGATGCTGGCCACATCGAAATTATGACCAGCTCAGCAACACATGGCTATTCACCTCTGCTTTCGCAAGACGTAAGCATCCAAGCGCAGGTAAAGCAGGGAGTTGCCACATACAAGAGACACTTCAAGCGCCAGCCGCTAGGATTCTGGCTCCCAGAATGCGCATACCGTCCTGGGTATCGGTGGTCTCCGCCAGTCCAGCCGAAGCATCATACTATTGAGCCGTACCAGCGCAAGGGAATCGAGGAATTTCTTGCGGAAAATGGGTTGAAATATTTTATAATCGAATCGCACCTTCTCCATGGCGGAGAAACTAGAGGGGTCTATATCGACAGGTTTGGTGCGTTACAAAAGCTATGGGCGCAGTTTGTACAAGAAAGGCCCGACATCTCCGTTGCCAAAACACCTTATCAACCGTATCTTATCAAATCTTCTGAGAATGCAGAGAAAACCTCGGGGGTTTTTGTCTTTGTTCGCGATGAAGCAACCGGCTCACAAGTGTGGAGCCGCTGGCAAGGATTCCCAGGCGACGAATGGTATCTCGAATTCCATAAAAAGTATCAAACTGGCGGCCTTCGTTACTGGCGTGTAACCGGTCCAGATACTGATTTAGGCGCAAAGCAAATCTATGAAGTAGACCGAGCATTTAACCGAACATACGACCATGCAAAGCACTTCCTATGGTTGACTAAAGAGATTTTCCGAAGAGAAAATGCAAGCGGAAGAATACCTATCATATGCGCACCTTACGACACCGAACTATTCGGCCACTGGTGGTTTGAAGGAATAAATTGGCTTAAAGAAGTCATCAAAGGCATGCATTACGACCCAGAGATTCAACTTGTAACTTGTTCGGAATATCTTGAGAAGAATCCGCCGACCGCCGCAATTTCGCTTCCAGAGGGTTCATGGGGCGAAGGTGGATTCCACTACATGTGGCTAAATCAAAACACCGAATGGACATGGTCGCACATTTATGATGCGGAGCTCGAAATGCGAGAGCTAGTGGAAAAATACGCTGACAACGAAGAGCTCTTGCCAATTTTGAAGCAAGCCGCACGCGAACTATTCCTTCTTCAATCGTCAGACTGGCAATTTAACATCAGCACGGGTGCGTCAAAGGATTATGGTGAAGCAAGATTAACTGAACATTGCAAAAACTTCAAACGACTGGCAGAGCTGATACGAAAAAAGGCAGCTGGTGAGAAAATCAACGAAGCTGATTGGGTCAATTACAAACTATGCGAAGAGCGCGATTGTCTTTTCCCTGATATTGACCCTTCCTGGTGGAAAGAACTCGACAAATAA
- a CDS encoding isocitrate/isopropylmalate dehydrogenase family protein, translating to MAHKVTLIPGDGVGPEQTAAAKRVIESLGVPIEWEIHDAGMDVMEKYGTPLPEHVLESIRRNKVALKGPITTPIGKGFRSVNVALRKELNLYACLRPCKYYPGIRSKYTDVDLVVVRENTEDLYAGVEYDLGTPEAKQIIKMAEGKIREDAAISIKPISVTGTRQIVKFAFDYALANNRKIITSVCKANIMKFTDGLFYKVARQVALAYGAQFEDPQLADGLEPDPILVNSVKGKGANLIYQERLVDNMCMQLVQKPEIYDILVLPNLYGDIISDLCAGLVGGLGVAPGANIGEDVAIFEPTHGSAPKYKGQNKVNPTALILSGMLMLRHLGEKEAADRLEKAVAAVIAEGKYVTYDMKPHRDDPTAVGTSEMADAIIRKIQGVE from the coding sequence GTGGCACACAAAGTTACCTTGATTCCAGGCGATGGAGTTGGCCCGGAACAAACTGCTGCTGCAAAACGCGTAATCGAATCGCTTGGCGTTCCCATTGAATGGGAAATTCACGATGCCGGGATGGATGTAATGGAAAAATACGGCACGCCACTTCCTGAACACGTGCTGGAGAGCATTCGCCGAAACAAAGTTGCTTTAAAAGGTCCTATTACCACTCCAATTGGCAAAGGATTTCGGTCGGTAAACGTGGCTCTGCGAAAGGAGCTCAATCTTTATGCGTGCCTTAGGCCATGCAAGTACTATCCTGGAATTCGCTCTAAGTACACAGATGTTGATTTGGTAGTCGTTAGAGAGAACACCGAAGACTTATATGCGGGTGTAGAGTATGATTTGGGCACCCCAGAAGCAAAGCAGATTATTAAAATGGCCGAAGGGAAAATCCGCGAGGATGCAGCAATCTCAATAAAACCGATTTCTGTCACAGGCACCAGGCAGATTGTCAAGTTTGCCTTTGATTATGCTCTGGCAAACAACCGAAAAATAATTACTTCGGTATGCAAAGCAAATATAATGAAGTTTACGGATGGCCTCTTCTACAAAGTAGCCAGGCAAGTTGCCCTCGCCTATGGAGCACAATTCGAGGACCCGCAACTTGCAGATGGCTTGGAACCCGATCCTATTCTTGTAAATAGTGTAAAAGGCAAGGGAGCAAACCTTATATACCAAGAGCGACTTGTTGATAATATGTGCATGCAATTAGTCCAAAAGCCCGAAATATACGATATACTTGTGCTTCCTAATCTGTATGGAGATATAATTTCCGACCTATGCGCCGGACTAGTTGGCGGTCTTGGAGTAGCACCTGGGGCTAACATAGGCGAAGATGTAGCAATATTCGAACCAACTCATGGCAGCGCTCCAAAATACAAGGGACAAAATAAAGTAAATCCCACCGCGCTCATTCTCTCGGGCATGCTTATGCTAAGACATCTTGGCGAAAAAGAAGCTGCGGACAGGCTCGAAAAAGCAGTTGCCGCTGTTATTGCAGAGGGAAAATATGTTACCTATGATATGAAGCCGCATCGCGATGATCCAACTGCGGTCGGGACGTCCGAAATGGCGGATGCAATAATCCGAAAAATCCAAGGCGTCGAGTAA
- a CDS encoding L-lactate dehydrogenase, producing MKVSIIGGAGRVGSNTAYALQIGGLVKEIAIVDVAEDVAKGEALDLRHGASVAGSQKIYSGGYEVVGGSEIIIITAGLRRKPEESRLELINRNVVLFKNILGEIQKVDLLPNTIVLVVSNPVDILTYLAVNTLQLPANQVIGLGTVLDTIRFRSLLAEHFGVDPTNVNALILGEHGDSMVPIWSSATINGVPLRSFPTYNTKAVKAIFEYTKKSGAEVIRLKGGAGYAVGLAVKTVIDAIILDKKAVLPVSSLMQGFMGINNVCFSVPTIIGRGGAEKQIEISLTKSEAAALSRSADVLKETLKQLS from the coding sequence ATGAAAGTAAGCATTATTGGTGGTGCTGGCCGAGTTGGATCAAACACAGCCTATGCTTTGCAAATCGGTGGTTTGGTAAAAGAAATAGCGATTGTTGATGTGGCAGAGGATGTTGCAAAAGGAGAAGCGCTCGATTTGCGCCACGGTGCATCTGTTGCAGGCTCGCAAAAAATTTATTCGGGTGGATATGAGGTTGTAGGCGGCTCAGAGATAATAATTATTACCGCGGGCCTCCGACGAAAACCCGAGGAAAGTCGGTTGGAACTAATTAATCGAAACGTGGTTTTGTTTAAAAATATCTTAGGAGAAATACAAAAGGTCGACCTGCTGCCAAATACAATCGTGCTTGTCGTTTCAAACCCCGTGGATATCCTGACATACTTAGCTGTAAACACGCTCCAACTGCCTGCAAATCAGGTTATCGGCTTGGGAACGGTATTAGATACAATACGCTTCCGCTCGCTTCTCGCCGAGCATTTTGGCGTGGATCCAACTAATGTGAATGCTTTGATTCTTGGCGAACATGGCGACAGCATGGTACCCATATGGAGTTCGGCTACAATTAACGGTGTTCCTTTGAGAAGTTTTCCCACCTATAACACAAAAGCTGTAAAAGCCATTTTTGAGTATACGAAGAAAAGCGGTGCTGAAGTAATACGATTAAAAGGTGGGGCAGGTTATGCAGTTGGTTTAGCTGTCAAAACTGTTATTGACGCAATAATTCTAGATAAGAAAGCAGTATTGCCTGTCTCGTCGCTGATGCAGGGATTTATGGGTATTAACAATGTGTGCTTCAGTGTTCCCACTATCATTGGCCGAGGCGGAGCGGAAAAGCAAATAGAGATTAGTCTAACAAAGTCTGAGGCAGCAGCCTTAAGCCGGTCCGCGGATGTTCTTAAGGAAACGCTGAAGCAACTTTCCTAG
- a CDS encoding aconitate hydratase, with protein sequence MNVAQKIISSHLVSGEMTPGNEIALRIDQTLTQDATGTMAYLQFEAMGVPRVKTKLSVSYVDHNTLQTGFENADDHRFLQTIAAKYGVYFSRPGNGICHQVHLERFGVPGQTLLGSDSHTPTGGGLGMIAIGAGGLDVAVAMAGGPFYLTMPQIVLVRLIGKLRPWVSAKDVILELLRRLTVKGGVGKIFEYGGPGVSTLTVPERATITNMGAELGATTSVFPSDEQTRAFLKAQEREHAWTQIEADPDAKYDEIIEIDLSSLEPMVAQPHQPDKVVKVKEIEGLKVDQVLVGSCTNSSYRDLMTLASVLKGKKVHPNVSAGVSPGSRQVFEMIARNGALADLIASGVRILEAACGPCIGMGQAPCTNGVSIRTFNRNFEGRSGTPSGKVYLASVEVAAAAILTGQLTDPRELGQPVEVIPPEKYIIDDSMIIPPAECPERVEIIRGPNIKPLPLRGPMSETLTGKILIKVEDNITTDHIMPAGSKILPLRSNIPAISEHVFEGVDPSFASRAKSAGGGFIIGGENYGQGSSREHAALAPMYLGVKAVIAKSFARIHKANLVNFGILPLTFANPADYDKLEQDDELEIEAIRDCLLNRLPITIKNKTKGTKIEVRYDLTPRQVSIILAGGMLSYMKSSNLQ encoded by the coding sequence ATGAACGTTGCACAAAAGATAATCTCCAGTCATCTCGTATCCGGCGAGATGACGCCTGGCAATGAAATCGCACTGAGGATTGACCAAACCCTTACGCAGGATGCGACCGGCACGATGGCATATCTTCAATTCGAAGCCATGGGTGTCCCACGCGTAAAAACAAAGCTGTCGGTCAGTTACGTCGACCATAATACACTCCAGACCGGCTTTGAAAACGCGGATGACCACCGCTTTCTCCAAACAATTGCGGCGAAATACGGAGTTTACTTTTCTCGACCAGGCAACGGCATTTGCCATCAGGTTCACCTAGAGCGATTTGGGGTGCCCGGACAAACACTTCTCGGCTCTGACAGCCACACGCCGACGGGCGGTGGACTTGGGATGATTGCAATCGGTGCCGGTGGATTAGACGTGGCAGTGGCAATGGCGGGCGGACCCTTTTACCTTACAATGCCCCAAATTGTTCTTGTGAGACTCATTGGCAAGCTTCGCCCTTGGGTGTCTGCAAAAGACGTAATTCTTGAGTTACTTCGCCGGCTAACGGTCAAAGGTGGCGTCGGAAAAATATTCGAATACGGAGGGCCGGGCGTCAGCACACTTACCGTTCCAGAGCGAGCGACGATAACCAACATGGGCGCAGAACTTGGTGCGACAACGTCGGTATTTCCGAGCGACGAGCAGACACGAGCTTTCCTCAAAGCCCAAGAAAGAGAACATGCGTGGACGCAAATAGAAGCCGACCCCGATGCAAAATATGATGAGATAATCGAGATTGACCTCTCTTCGCTAGAGCCAATGGTTGCACAACCTCATCAACCCGATAAAGTTGTCAAGGTAAAGGAAATCGAGGGGCTCAAAGTAGACCAGGTGCTTGTAGGGAGTTGCACAAATTCATCGTATCGGGATCTCATGACTTTAGCCAGCGTTCTAAAGGGCAAGAAGGTCCATCCCAACGTGAGCGCTGGAGTCTCACCTGGCTCACGCCAAGTTTTTGAAATGATAGCTAGGAACGGTGCGCTAGCGGATCTCATCGCTTCAGGTGTGCGCATCCTTGAGGCTGCATGTGGCCCCTGCATCGGAATGGGACAAGCCCCGTGCACAAACGGAGTTAGCATACGGACATTCAACCGCAATTTCGAGGGCAGAAGCGGCACACCGAGTGGGAAAGTATACCTAGCAAGTGTCGAAGTTGCCGCAGCTGCCATTCTTACTGGTCAGCTTACCGACCCCAGAGAGCTAGGCCAGCCAGTGGAAGTCATCCCGCCTGAAAAATACATAATAGACGACAGTATGATAATTCCTCCTGCCGAATGCCCCGAACGCGTTGAAATTATCCGTGGGCCCAACATCAAGCCTCTGCCTCTGCGCGGGCCGATGTCTGAAACGCTAACCGGCAAAATACTTATCAAAGTAGAAGATAACATCACGACCGACCATATTATGCCCGCTGGGTCAAAAATTCTGCCATTGCGCTCTAACATTCCGGCAATTTCAGAGCACGTCTTTGAGGGTGTCGACCCTTCCTTTGCGTCTCGAGCAAAATCAGCGGGTGGAGGATTTATCATTGGCGGGGAAAACTATGGCCAAGGCTCAAGTCGTGAACATGCTGCCCTTGCGCCTATGTATCTCGGCGTAAAAGCAGTAATTGCGAAATCTTTTGCGCGTATTCACAAGGCAAACTTAGTGAACTTCGGTATTTTGCCTCTTACCTTTGCTAATCCAGCGGACTACGATAAACTAGAACAAGACGACGAACTGGAGATTGAAGCCATACGCGATTGTTTGTTAAACCGCCTACCAATCACCATAAAAAACAAAACCAAGGGCACAAAAATTGAAGTGCGATACGATCTTACACCTCGGCAGGTCAGCATAATCCTTGCCGGCGGAATGTTGAGTTATATGAAATCCTCTAATCTTCAATAA
- the radC gene encoding DNA repair protein RadC, with translation MGEPKYNITIKDLPVDERPRERLVKYGPEVLSNAELLAIILRVGTADYSAIGLAEHMLSRFGSLKGIATASIEELSKIKGLGTAKAAQIQAMVELGKRLATASGETRIAIRSPQDAAEVLMPELRDYPQECFKAIFLNTKGEVLRIRTITIGSLNASIITPVELFKKAISYNSKSIIVAHNHPSGDPTPSQEDINVTKRLVQAGDFVGIEVLDHLIIGDGRWVSLKERGLM, from the coding sequence ATGGGTGAACCCAAATATAATATTACAATTAAGGACCTTCCCGTAGATGAGAGGCCTAGGGAACGCCTAGTAAAGTACGGGCCGGAAGTCTTGTCGAATGCCGAACTTCTAGCAATTATCCTCAGAGTTGGAACAGCCGACTACTCCGCCATTGGACTTGCAGAGCATATGCTGAGCCGATTCGGAAGCCTCAAAGGAATTGCTACAGCAAGCATTGAGGAACTAAGCAAAATCAAAGGGCTTGGAACAGCCAAAGCGGCTCAGATTCAAGCGATGGTGGAATTAGGAAAGCGCCTGGCAACCGCTTCGGGCGAGACACGCATAGCAATTCGGTCTCCACAAGATGCTGCAGAGGTTCTTATGCCAGAACTTCGAGATTATCCCCAAGAATGTTTCAAAGCCATATTCCTTAATACAAAAGGGGAGGTTCTGAGGATACGCACTATTACTATCGGAAGCCTGAATGCCAGCATCATCACACCAGTCGAATTATTCAAGAAGGCAATTTCCTATAACAGCAAGTCTATAATCGTTGCTCACAATCACCCATCAGGCGACCCAACTCCTAGCCAGGAAGATATAAACGTAACTAAAAGACTCGTGCAAGCTGGCGATTTCGTAGGCATCGAAGTTCTTGACCATCTCATTATTGGTGATGGAAGATGGGTTAGTCTCAAAGAACGCGGGTTGATGTAG
- a CDS encoding fumarate hydratase produces MREIHISKIAEAVAELCIRSNYELGDDVYQALRDAMEVEDSPIARDVLAQLIENADIARRDSVPICQDTGYAVVLIELGQDVHIVGGLLSDAVNAGVAKGYTEGYLRKSIVAHPLERKNTGDNTPAVIYTDIVAGDRLRIMLAPKGGGSENMSAVRMMKPSDGIEGVKRFVVETVKAAGPNPCPPLIIGVGIGGTMDKAAVLAKKALFRRVGEHNANPSDASLEKELLSLVNETGIGPGGFGGRTTALAVNVETYPCHIASLPVAINIQCHAARHKEIVI; encoded by the coding sequence ATGCGGGAAATACACATTTCAAAGATAGCAGAAGCTGTTGCTGAACTATGCATCAGATCAAACTATGAGCTTGGTGATGACGTCTATCAGGCATTGAGAGATGCTATGGAGGTTGAGGATTCTCCCATTGCTCGGGATGTTCTTGCCCAACTGATTGAGAACGCCGATATTGCCCGACGAGATAGCGTGCCTATTTGTCAGGATACTGGTTATGCAGTTGTTCTTATCGAGCTTGGCCAAGATGTGCATATAGTAGGAGGTCTCTTATCCGATGCGGTAAATGCAGGTGTGGCTAAGGGATATACTGAAGGCTATCTACGCAAATCCATTGTTGCTCATCCGCTAGAACGAAAAAATACAGGCGACAATACGCCCGCTGTGATTTACACCGATATTGTTGCTGGTGACCGTCTTAGAATTATGCTTGCGCCAAAAGGCGGAGGCAGCGAAAATATGAGCGCAGTTCGAATGATGAAGCCTTCTGACGGCATCGAGGGCGTTAAGCGATTTGTTGTGGAGACTGTGAAGGCCGCTGGTCCAAATCCATGCCCGCCGCTTATAATTGGCGTCGGCATAGGAGGGACGATGGATAAAGCTGCCGTTCTCGCGAAAAAGGCGCTGTTTAGAAGGGTAGGGGAACATAATGCGAATCCTTCAGACGCAAGCCTGGAGAAAGAGCTGCTGAGCCTCGTAAACGAAACTGGTATCGGTCCCGGCGGATTTGGCGGGAGGACTACTGCATTGGCTGTTAATGTGGAAACATACCCTTGCCATATTGCTAGCTTGCCAGTCGCCATAAATATTCAATGTCACGCGGCGCGCCACAAGGAAATTGTAATTTAA
- a CDS encoding RNA methyltransferase, with protein MIEIELISSIKHPAIVQARADLAKIVGRLHKTYPVEDFDMLEQALDAGIQLKQAFFRENAQNPKLNDFVSRLRKQNIPCYRVTPGVFTRIMPLGYNTSIEALAVAEVQKLHIDNLVSRCDKHAIVLVGEKIQDPRNVGVLIRNADAWGVKFVIFGNSADAYSRASVRSTTGSIFRVPIVQSEELTQDIAKLKNLGFRIIGSSATGKTLIWQSHLTPPCAIVVGNESTGLSEDLRRQCDSIIRIPMYGKAHSLNVTVAAGILLYEATREPKVTHQSSN; from the coding sequence ATGATTGAGATCGAACTAATCTCAAGCATCAAACACCCAGCAATCGTCCAAGCAAGGGCAGACCTAGCTAAAATAGTTGGTCGCCTGCACAAAACCTACCCAGTTGAAGACTTCGACATGCTAGAACAAGCCCTTGATGCTGGGATTCAACTTAAACAAGCGTTTTTTCGAGAAAACGCTCAAAATCCAAAACTTAATGATTTCGTCAGCCGATTAAGAAAGCAAAACATTCCTTGCTATCGCGTAACACCCGGAGTATTCACGCGAATCATGCCCTTGGGTTATAATACCTCAATTGAAGCGCTTGCGGTTGCAGAAGTTCAAAAACTGCATATTGATAATTTAGTAAGCCGTTGCGACAAGCACGCAATTGTTCTTGTTGGCGAGAAAATCCAGGACCCCCGAAACGTTGGAGTCCTAATTAGAAACGCAGATGCTTGGGGAGTCAAATTTGTAATATTTGGGAATTCCGCGGATGCTTATTCGCGTGCTAGTGTGCGGTCCACCACTGGCTCAATATTTAGAGTACCCATAGTTCAGTCGGAAGAACTTACTCAAGATATTGCCAAACTAAAAAACTTAGGATTTCGCATAATTGGAAGCTCAGCGACAGGCAAAACCCTCATATGGCAGAGTCATCTGACACCGCCATGCGCTATTGTAGTGGGCAATGAAAGCACCGGCTTATCGGAAGACCTGCGAAGACAATGCGATAGCATAATAAGAATTCCAATGTATGGAAAAGCACATTCTCTAAACGTTACTGTTGCTGCTGGCATACTGCTTTACGAAGCAACCAGAGAACCTAAGGTTACTCACCAATCATCAAACTAA
- a CDS encoding homocitrate synthase, producing MPKIYIIDVTNRDGVQTSRIGASKLQKTLFNVLLNEMGIFQSEFGFPFVKHEQNYLNTNLELWERGVLKPLRLEGWCRAIPQDVEKSLELTNVKMLNLSISTSDQMITHKFKGKLDRESIISEMKDAVTLAKEKGVEWVGVNAEDASRTDMDYLIQFAQAAREAGADSIRYCDTLGYDDPTTIYHRIKTLAKHVGLPIELHCHNDLGMAVANSVEGAKGAIDAGVDAFINTCINGVGERAGNADLVSCILALRYSSGFKDLSLLDDRVDLTKAWKIAKYASHVFDIPIPINQPGVGANAFAHESGIHADGALKDRRNYELYDYEDLGRGEPEIIPTGRIITTGAYGGIKGFLKVYSDLGIEFESQEKAERVLELVQYADLHTSKPLHELELRFIAAYPEECAKIMTVNP from the coding sequence ATGCCTAAGATTTACATCATCGACGTAACAAATCGCGATGGTGTACAAACATCGAGAATTGGAGCTTCAAAACTCCAAAAGACGCTGTTCAACGTTCTGCTCAATGAAATGGGAATCTTCCAAAGTGAATTTGGCTTCCCATTTGTAAAGCATGAACAAAACTACTTGAACACCAACCTTGAACTTTGGGAAAGAGGTGTGCTTAAACCACTAAGACTCGAAGGTTGGTGTCGCGCGATTCCCCAAGATGTCGAGAAAAGCTTAGAGCTTACAAACGTCAAAATGCTGAATCTCTCAATCTCGACTTCCGACCAAATGATAACTCACAAATTTAAAGGCAAACTCGACCGTGAAAGCATAATCTCCGAAATGAAAGATGCAGTTACACTGGCCAAGGAAAAAGGCGTCGAGTGGGTTGGCGTCAATGCGGAGGATGCATCTCGGACAGATATGGATTACCTTATCCAGTTTGCTCAAGCGGCGAGGGAAGCTGGCGCAGACAGTATCCGATACTGCGATACCTTGGGATACGATGATCCTACGACCATCTACCACAGGATAAAGACTTTGGCTAAACATGTGGGACTCCCAATAGAGCTCCACTGCCATAATGACCTGGGTATGGCTGTGGCTAACTCCGTTGAAGGCGCAAAAGGCGCAATTGATGCAGGCGTTGATGCGTTTATTAATACCTGTATCAATGGAGTTGGCGAACGTGCAGGAAATGCTGACTTAGTTTCCTGCATCCTGGCACTGCGCTACTCGAGTGGATTCAAAGATCTATCACTGCTAGATGATAGAGTGGACCTAACAAAAGCGTGGAAAATCGCAAAATACGCTTCTCACGTGTTTGATATCCCGATTCCAATAAACCAGCCTGGAGTTGGAGCAAATGCATTTGCGCATGAATCGGGCATCCACGCCGACGGCGCACTAAAAGACCGACGAAATTACGAACTCTACGACTATGAAGACCTCGGTCGGGGTGAGCCGGAAATTATTCCAACGGGCAGAATCATCACAACAGGCGCCTATGGTGGAATTAAAGGATTCCTCAAAGTTTATAGCGACTTGGGGATAGAGTTCGAAAGCCAGGAAAAAGCTGAAAGAGTGCTGGAATTAGTGCAATATGCAGACCTCCATACCTCGAAGCCTCTGCACGAACTCGAGCTACGATTCATCGCTGCTTATCCCGAAGAATGCGCTAAGATAATGACCGTAAATCCGTAG